The nucleotide sequence aattggTACACCTCTGTATAACAGAATAATGCCagtttggataatttttttattaatggaaaTTGAGTATACAGCAAAACGATTAGACCAAATTTACAGTATGTCGCAAAATGAatgatgaaaagaaaaaattagtaCATGCCCTGTACAAGTAGCATTTGTCAATTTCTACGaactttatttatgtttttgtaaacaattacatcaaatatacagtatgtttcAAGTAAACATACAAATGATAAGCCTAAATATACAGTATGTGCCAAATAAATGCaatcaagaaaaataatgacaaacaaaaattaggTCACCCCCcgtataacaaaaaatgtgctaattctataaatgaaaaaatacagtTAAACAATTGCAGCAAATATACCGTATATCCTAATTTAAGAgcaatcaataaaaataataacaagaaaaaagtaCATCCCTTGTACATCAAGCACCTGTCAATTCCtacaattttttggattatATACAATATGTCTTTAGCTACGCAAATTAAGTAACAAAAGTTATTGCACGCTATTTCTCCAAATATCCAAAGATAATCTTACCCTGTTTTACAGTTTTGTAAATCTCAAAAAGTACAATATGgtttgttggaaaaaaattgcataatttcaaattttcaattcaattcagaaaaaatatcatttgacGAAGTACTTACCTATCCATAGCTAGTGAATCAGCTCCACATTGTAAAACTATTGCGGAAGGTTGATAAAAATCCATTACAGCCGATATAACGGGTTTAAAAACCTGCCAGTAACTAGCATCATCAATCCCTTCTTTCAATGGTACGTTTACAGAATAATAACGCCCACTTTCAGCACCTATTTCATACATATCCCCAGTtcctgtataaaaaaaatagattatcaacattaataaacaaataattactgaaaaaaaatcacctGGGAAAAAATAGTTCCCATACTTATGGAAACTAACAGTCATAACTCTATCTGTAAGATAGAATGCTTCTTGTACTCCATCTCCATGATGAACGTCAATATCTATATATAACACCCTAGGGTGATATTTTAGCAATTCTAATATCGCTATCACAATATCATTAACATAACAGAAACCTGATGCTTCAAATTTTTTCGCATGATGTAATCCCCCTATGAGAACAAATATTTCACTACATtctaaataaatcaaacaaaataattttaccaGACCAATTTATCGCGATATCACACTCGTTATAATTAAGTTTCATTGCTCCTTCCAACGAAGCCCCTGTATACATCGAACAAAAATCAAACAACCCATAGAAAACAGGACAATCATCACCTACATTATAATGGCTGAGATGTTTTGTGAAAGCTTGAATATTTTGTGGTGTaactttttgaagaaaatctaaacaaaaaatgttgtataGGTAACATAAAATGTATggattacaaaataaaataccgATATATTCATCCGAATGGAACCTGCACATATCGTGTGCACTAGCTTTGTAAGGTCTGTATATTTGCATGTGTTTGTTAAGACCATAATTCATCACTAAGCTGTGAATAACAGATAGCCTATGAGGTTTCATGGGATGCCCAGTACCATAATGAAAGTTGCCTACGTCCggattaaaaaaatacgaaactTTGTGCTTGGACATGTTTAAAGCTAGTCtattatacaattataattattttattctccAAATATTTGTTTGCATGtccaaataaaaagtaaaaaaaatgctACTACAAGCAAACGTTTTGTTGTTTTAAATCTATCCTTCAtacgtaatttttttacttctaaattTTGTCAACATAATTGACATAcacaacaaacaattttttcttagatGTCAATTTGTTACTCTTTCTTTTAACAATTGGTCTTTTTTACTTGATGGATTCAACCACTTATTTTTCCCAGTAGTTATATATCGATCTATTCtttattaaaactattgaatatttttataaaaattcatatttttgattaaatcaatttaatacaatatttttggaaGACTTCAACATTAAccaacaacttttattttatctatggtATAGCACTTTTGTAAAccatatttttatacaataaccTACAAATACAAAACTCATTATATAGtactttttaatgttttcgTAGATTTTGTGTGTTATGTATGTGAAGAAAGATTAAACATCCATCAGat is from Diorhabda sublineata isolate icDioSubl1.1 chromosome 1, icDioSubl1.1, whole genome shotgun sequence and encodes:
- the LOC130445267 gene encoding histone deacetylase 3, whose translation is MSKHKVSYFFNPDVGNFHYGTGHPMKPHRLSVIHSLVMNYGLNKHMQIYRPYKASAHDMCRFHSDEYIDFLQKVTPQNIQAFTKHLSHYNVGDDCPVFYGLFDFCSMYTGASLEGAMKLNYNECDIAINWSGGLHHAKKFEASGFCYVNDIVIAILELLKYHPRVLYIDIDVHHGDGVQEAFYLTDRVMTVSFHKYGNYFFPGTGDMYEIGAESGRYYSVNVPLKEGIDDASYWQVFKPVISAVMDFYQPSAIVLQCGADSLAMDRLGCFSLSTKGHGECVKFVKNLNVPTLVVGGGGYTLRNVARCWTYETSLLVDEQISNELPFTEYLEFFAPDFTLHPDVVTRQENANSKHYLEAITKYTFDNLKMCQHSPSVQMHDVPGPALTEDEKMKEEEDPDVRISQDLEDKMVEAKNEFYDGDKDNDKDDVKS